From the Candidatus Peregrinibacteria bacterium genome, one window contains:
- a CDS encoding IS1595 family transposase, producing MNRKPKNKYYYRSRISEGKFREIIRYFSTDLTAEKTAEFTGLNRNMINNVFQKLRVRIALESEKESPLSGEVEIDESYFGPTRIRGKRGRGAGGKTIVFGFLKRGRKVYSQIVPDAKAKSLVPIIRGKVSPDSHVHSDGWKAYDGLVDFGFEKHYRVHHGKNEFARGKKHINGIESFWSYAKRRLRKFNGIQKENFFLHLKETEFRFNYRNKKLYDKILETLRKKSLN from the coding sequence ATGAACAGGAAGCCAAAAAATAAGTATTACTACCGTTCGCGGATTTCTGAAGGGAAATTCCGGGAAATAATCCGGTATTTTTCTACTGATCTGACGGCAGAAAAAACAGCGGAATTTACTGGTTTGAATCGGAATATGATAAACAATGTTTTCCAGAAGCTTCGTGTTCGTATTGCTTTGGAATCAGAAAAAGAAAGCCCTCTTTCTGGAGAAGTAGAGATAGACGAAAGCTATTTCGGTCCAACACGGATCAGAGGAAAAAGAGGAAGAGGAGCAGGAGGAAAGACAATCGTCTTTGGGTTTCTCAAACGAGGAAGGAAAGTCTATTCGCAGATTGTTCCTGATGCGAAAGCAAAGAGTCTGGTTCCTATAATCAGGGGAAAAGTGTCGCCAGATTCTCATGTCCATTCTGATGGTTGGAAGGCATATGACGGACTGGTGGATTTTGGATTCGAGAAGCACTATCGAGTACACCACGGAAAGAATGAATTTGCGAGAGGAAAGAAGCACATCAATGGCATCGAATCGTTCTGGAGTTATGCCAAAAGAAGGCTCAGGAAATTCAATGGAATACAAAAAGAAAACTTCTTTCTTCATCTGAAAGAAACAGAATTCCGATTCAATTATCGGAATAAAAAACTCTATGATAAAATATTGGAGACATTACGAAAAAAATCTCTTAACTAG
- a CDS encoding polysaccharide deacetylase family protein produces the protein MKNLKKYAKAIILLTVIILLVCFSFYKISKSRSFQFFGGLTSHINTQEKIIALTFDDAPTEYTNEILEILNDKNVKATFYVIGKNFEKYPLEGEAIIENGHEIGNHSYSHQRFIFKSQTFIESEIEKTNTLIYDHGYTGEITFRPPNGKKLFGLPYYLSQNNIKTIMWDVEPDTYVSGDADAIVKYTVENTKPGSIILLHPFYDTSGEADREALPKIIDELKAGGYSFVTVSQLLKYKK, from the coding sequence ATGAAAAATCTCAAAAAATATGCAAAAGCCATTATTTTACTAACAGTTATTATTTTGTTAGTCTGCTTTTCATTTTATAAGATCAGCAAATCAAGAAGTTTTCAATTTTTTGGTGGTCTTACCAGTCACATAAACACACAGGAAAAAATAATTGCTCTGACATTTGATGATGCTCCTACTGAATATACAAATGAAATCTTAGAAATTCTTAACGATAAAAACGTAAAGGCAACATTTTATGTCATTGGGAAAAATTTCGAAAAATATCCCCTTGAAGGAGAGGCGATAATTGAAAATGGGCATGAAATTGGAAATCATTCGTATTCACATCAACGTTTTATATTTAAATCACAAACATTTATTGAATCAGAGATTGAAAAAACAAATACGCTTATTTATGACCATGGCTATACAGGAGAAATTACATTTCGCCCACCAAATGGGAAAAAATTATTCGGCTTGCCATATTATCTCAGTCAAAATAATATCAAGACTATTATGTGGGATGTTGAACCCGATACTTATGTTTCAGGAGATGCAGATGCTATTGTAAAATACACAGTAGAAAATACAAAACCCGGATCAATAATTTTACTTCATCCGTTTTATGACACATCGGGTGAAGCGGACAGAGAAGCATTACCTAAAATAATTGACGAACTAAAAGCAGGTGGATACTCCTTTGTTACGGTGTCCCAATTATTAAAATACAAGAAATAA
- a CDS encoding tyrosine-type recombinase/integrase gives MENLLQKFSRELSIRKYSSHTKKIYTSLLEQYFEVKKQNFEKFDEEHIKDYLFYLEQKGYSASFLNQNLQAILFFYREICHLSQQIHLRFAKKPQKLPIVLSHNEIQKCIASLPNAKHRLLLSLAYASGLRISEIRDLRVQDIDFENILLHIKGAKGQKDRITPFSEKLVSHLRNKIAGKERSELIFESSKGGKLTSRTLQKVFQNALQNTGIKKPATFHSLRHSFATHLLENGTDIRYVQELLGHANIRTTQRYTQVTNLKLKNIKSPF, from the coding sequence GTGGAAAATCTATTACAAAAATTTTCACGAGAACTCTCTATTCGAAAATATAGTTCTCATACAAAGAAGATATACACCTCTCTTTTGGAACAATATTTTGAGGTAAAAAAACAAAACTTTGAAAAATTTGATGAAGAGCATATCAAAGACTATCTCTTCTATTTAGAACAAAAAGGATATTCTGCGTCTTTTTTGAATCAAAACTTGCAAGCGATACTTTTTTTCTATCGAGAAATCTGTCATCTTTCTCAGCAAATCCATCTTCGTTTTGCGAAAAAACCACAAAAACTTCCCATCGTGCTTTCTCATAATGAAATTCAAAAATGTATTGCCTCTCTCCCCAATGCGAAACATCGTCTCCTTCTTTCTCTCGCCTATGCTTCGGGACTCAGAATAAGTGAGATAAGGGACTTGAGGGTGCAAGATATTGATTTTGAAAATATACTTTTGCACATCAAAGGAGCAAAAGGTCAAAAGGATCGTATTACTCCCTTTTCTGAAAAACTCGTTTCTCATCTTCGAAACAAAATTGCAGGGAAAGAGAGAAGTGAATTGATATTTGAAAGTAGTAAGGGTGGGAAGCTGACAAGTCGAACACTCCAGAAGGTCTTTCAGAATGCCCTTCAAAATACGGGTATTAAAAAACCAGCGACGTTTCATTCACTTCGTCATAGTTTTGCTACGCACCTTCTCGAAAACGGAACAGATATTCGCTATGTGCAAGAGCTTCTTGGTCATGCAAATATCAGAACAACACAGCGATACACACAGGTGACAAATCTGAAATTAAAGAATATCAAAAGTCCATTCTGA
- a CDS encoding pyruvate, phosphate dikinase, with protein sequence MTDKSVFFFDEISVPDKKIFGGKGANLAQMTQLKFPVPHGFVISTKACQTYFSEGNTLSDSLKKEIFTALKKLEKSSGKKLGDTENPLLVSVRSGAEVSMPGMMDTILNLGMNKKTEQGMAKKTKNPRFAADCHRRFLQMFGEVVLGVDYEIFDDILQKQKEGSGTQEDTDLSANDLQEIIVAFEHAIINTTKNPIPEDPFEQLLLAVSAVFDSWLSNRAKTYRHIHGIPENLGTAVTIQLMVFGNTGKTSGTGVCFTRNPSTGERKIFGDFLINAQGEDVVAGIRTPLEIHNLKAILPETFNQLTDLLEKLEQENRDMQDVEFTIEEKKLWLLQTRTGKRTAEAGVRIAVEMKQEGLISKEEAVSRGDVRTIETLLHPQIDPNAETTELTRGISASPGAASGKAVFTADDAVRMAENGEKVILIRRETSPEDIHGMNKAEGILTACGGKASHAAVVARGMGKPCVAGATEMIVNAKAKKMTAGHRIIQEGDIITIDGGSGKVYEGAVPTIPAKLSEYLETLLSWADEFRTLSIRANADTPEDAKRARELGAEGIGLCRTEHMFFTDERIFHIRQMILAHTDEEREDALSHLLPFQRQDFEDIFTAMDGLPVTIRLLDPPLHEFLPEKDKDIEALAGQFLLSFEEAKDRIKALEEVNPMLGHRGCRLLITTPEILRMQVRAILGAAISAQKRGVSVHPEIMVPLVGMSSELSHCRREIEAVAENIFEEEGVRVDYKIGTMIELPRACAQAKSIAKEADFFSFGTNDLTQMTFGFSRDDVGQYVPKYAEKGILEKDPFETIDRGVQELVKIGVERGRTEKPFLKISVCGEHGGDPDSIIFFHTEGFNAVSCSPFRVPTARLAAAQVAIRNNTI encoded by the coding sequence ATGACCGATAAATCTGTGTTTTTCTTTGATGAAATCTCCGTTCCCGACAAAAAAATATTTGGAGGAAAAGGGGCAAATTTAGCGCAAATGACACAGCTCAAATTCCCTGTTCCGCACGGATTCGTTATTTCCACCAAAGCATGTCAAACATATTTCTCTGAAGGAAACACACTTTCTGATTCTCTCAAAAAGGAGATTTTTACCGCTCTTAAAAAACTTGAAAAAAGCTCTGGAAAAAAATTGGGAGATACAGAAAATCCACTTCTTGTTTCGGTGAGAAGCGGTGCAGAAGTTTCTATGCCGGGAATGATGGATACCATTTTAAACCTCGGAATGAACAAAAAAACTGAACAAGGAATGGCAAAAAAAACGAAAAATCCGCGCTTTGCAGCAGATTGCCATCGGCGTTTTCTCCAGATGTTTGGCGAGGTAGTGCTTGGCGTGGACTATGAAATTTTTGACGATATTCTCCAAAAACAGAAGGAGGGTTCTGGCACACAAGAAGACACCGATCTTTCTGCGAATGACTTACAAGAAATTATTGTAGCATTTGAACACGCCATTATTAATACCACTAAAAACCCCATTCCAGAAGATCCGTTTGAACAACTCCTTCTCGCAGTCAGTGCAGTATTCGATTCGTGGCTGTCCAACCGCGCCAAAACCTACCGCCACATTCACGGTATTCCAGAAAACCTCGGAACCGCTGTTACCATTCAGCTCATGGTTTTTGGAAATACTGGAAAGACAAGTGGAACAGGAGTCTGTTTTACGCGGAACCCATCAACAGGAGAACGAAAAATATTTGGTGATTTTCTCATAAACGCCCAAGGAGAAGATGTCGTCGCCGGCATCCGAACGCCACTTGAAATTCACAACCTCAAAGCTATTCTCCCCGAAACCTTTAATCAGCTCACAGATCTTCTCGAAAAACTCGAGCAAGAGAATCGTGACATGCAAGACGTGGAGTTTACCATTGAAGAGAAAAAACTCTGGCTCCTTCAAACACGAACCGGAAAAAGAACAGCAGAGGCAGGAGTTCGCATTGCCGTAGAAATGAAGCAAGAAGGACTCATTTCCAAAGAAGAAGCGGTTTCTCGAGGAGATGTTCGAACAATTGAAACCCTGCTCCATCCGCAAATTGACCCAAATGCAGAAACAACAGAGCTCACCCGTGGTATTTCTGCAAGCCCAGGCGCCGCCAGTGGAAAAGCAGTTTTTACTGCGGATGATGCGGTACGAATGGCAGAAAATGGAGAAAAAGTGATTCTCATTCGCCGCGAAACCTCTCCCGAAGACATTCATGGAATGAATAAGGCAGAAGGCATTCTTACTGCCTGTGGAGGAAAAGCGAGCCACGCAGCAGTCGTTGCCCGAGGAATGGGAAAACCGTGCGTTGCTGGCGCTACAGAAATGATCGTCAACGCCAAGGCAAAAAAAATGACTGCCGGACATCGCATTATTCAAGAGGGAGATATAATTACCATTGATGGTGGAAGCGGAAAAGTATATGAAGGAGCGGTTCCCACCATTCCTGCAAAGCTCTCGGAATATTTAGAAACCCTTCTCTCATGGGCGGATGAATTTCGAACACTATCTATTCGCGCCAATGCCGATACCCCAGAAGATGCCAAACGTGCCCGAGAACTGGGCGCAGAAGGCATTGGACTCTGCCGAACAGAGCACATGTTCTTTACCGATGAACGCATTTTTCACATTCGACAAATGATCTTGGCGCATACCGACGAGGAACGAGAAGATGCGCTCAGTCATCTACTTCCCTTTCAACGACAAGATTTCGAAGATATTTTTACTGCCATGGATGGGCTCCCTGTCACTATTCGGCTTTTAGATCCTCCACTTCATGAATTTCTTCCAGAAAAAGATAAAGATATCGAAGCACTTGCAGGGCAATTTTTACTTTCGTTTGAAGAGGCAAAAGACCGCATCAAAGCACTCGAAGAGGTAAACCCTATGCTCGGACACCGTGGATGTCGACTCCTGATTACCACACCAGAAATTCTTCGGATGCAAGTTCGCGCTATTCTTGGCGCTGCCATTTCTGCCCAAAAACGTGGTGTTTCTGTCCACCCCGAAATTATGGTTCCGCTTGTAGGAATGTCGAGTGAACTCAGTCACTGTCGCAGGGAAATTGAAGCTGTTGCCGAAAACATTTTTGAAGAAGAAGGAGTGCGTGTCGACTACAAAATTGGAACCATGATCGAACTTCCACGCGCTTGCGCCCAAGCAAAAAGTATTGCGAAAGAGGCAGATTTTTTCTCGTTTGGCACCAACGACCTCACACAAATGACTTTTGGATTCTCTCGAGACGACGTGGGGCAATATGTTCCGAAATATGCAGAAAAAGGAATTTTAGAAAAAGACCCGTTTGAAACCATAGACCGGGGCGTGCAAGAACTCGTGAAAATAGGAGTAGAACGCGGACGAACAGAAAAGCCTTTTTTAAAAATTTCGGTATGCGGAGAACACGGCGGCGACCCCGATTCGATTATCTTTTTCCATACAGAAGGATTTAACGCGGTTTCGTGCTCACCTTTTCGAGTACCAACCGCACGACTCGCGGCGGCACAAGTGGCGATACGAAACAACACCATATAA